The proteins below are encoded in one region of Clostridium pasteurianum DSM 525 = ATCC 6013:
- a CDS encoding transposase — MNNISFNRDNCKEETTSIWLVAVMQFGLKMNFFKPFEDFKLKMKKVKYSVYQKLITTMMSIVIGCETTKDINEKLSVEKLSANMFGMDTIPDQSQINLLLTRFDSDSIIQLQDIHHKIFMNNSSSIFTHTSIVVDCDQTGLIANGKTFELAQKGYFPKKKNQSGYQLAAAFTGEHSETVAMILDSGSAHCTDHYDDLLKSILSKYNEKVHNGNLILRTDSGFGSAENIEKLRSIPNLKFVTKGYSTVKAKNLAKDIPFSEYDKADEAVWVYELPQINKVRYIIVQTLSKKGKLKYSLLITNISAKEMSAVEIFHFYNKRQTIEAFFKIVKNVYHIKNLRTSKFYGIYGFLWLVFITHNIISSFKSTILRETKLERVGVRVLVKSIGNIKAFVKRTSNGINVNIPSMTRLSQLIADAICGPRYTQLSFNI; from the coding sequence ATGAATAATATTAGCTTTAATCGAGATAATTGTAAAGAAGAAACTACTTCCATTTGGTTAGTTGCAGTTATGCAATTTGGCTTAAAAATGAACTTTTTCAAGCCCTTTGAAGACTTTAAACTTAAGATGAAGAAAGTAAAATATTCCGTGTATCAAAAGCTTATAACTACTATGATGTCCATAGTCATTGGCTGTGAAACCACTAAAGACATAAATGAAAAACTTTCTGTAGAAAAGCTTTCTGCCAATATGTTTGGTATGGATACAATTCCAGATCAATCGCAGATTAATTTGTTACTTACACGTTTTGATTCTGATAGTATAATTCAGCTTCAAGATATACATCATAAGATTTTTATGAATAACAGCAGTTCAATTTTTACCCATACTAGTATAGTCGTAGACTGTGATCAAACAGGTCTAATTGCAAATGGTAAAACTTTTGAATTAGCTCAAAAAGGGTATTTCCCTAAAAAGAAAAACCAAAGTGGCTATCAACTAGCTGCCGCATTTACTGGTGAGCACTCCGAAACAGTAGCAATGATCCTAGATTCAGGGAGTGCCCATTGTACTGATCACTATGATGATTTATTAAAATCTATACTATCTAAGTACAATGAGAAAGTTCATAATGGTAATTTAATATTAAGAACTGATAGTGGTTTTGGTTCAGCAGAAAATATTGAGAAACTACGTTCAATTCCTAATTTAAAATTTGTTACCAAAGGATATTCTACTGTTAAAGCTAAAAATTTGGCAAAAGATATACCTTTCTCAGAATATGATAAAGCCGATGAGGCTGTCTGGGTTTATGAACTTCCTCAAATCAATAAAGTTAGGTATATTATAGTTCAGACATTATCTAAAAAAGGGAAATTGAAATACTCTCTACTTATCACAAATATCAGTGCTAAAGAAATGAGTGCAGTTGAAATATTCCATTTTTATAATAAACGTCAAACTATAGAAGCTTTCTTTAAAATAGTTAAAAATGTATACCACATAAAGAATCTTAGAACATCAAAGTTCTATGGTATTTATGGTTTCTTATGGCTAGTATTTATAACACACAACATTATAAGTTCTTTTAAGTCAACGATTCTTCGGGAAACGAAACTTGAGCGTGTAGGTGTAAGAGTTCTAGTCAAAAGTATTGGTAACATAAAAGCATTTGTTAAAAGAACTAGCAATGGAATTAATGTAAATATTCCATCAATGACAAGGCTATCACAGCTTATTGCTGACGCAATCTGTGGTCCTAGATATACACAACTTAGTTTTAATATTTAA
- a CDS encoding ribonuclease J, which yields MIKKNKSKIKVIPLGGLGEIGKNITAIEYADEIIVIDCGLAFPDTEMYGIDLVIPDITYLLNNSEKVKGFVLTHGHEDHIGALPYILKQLNVPVYGTKLTLGLVKSKLEEHNMLSDCTLVEVKPREEVKTENFRVEFIRTCHSISDACALAIHTPEGIIVHTGDFKIDYTPIDGELIDLQRFSRFVKQKVLLLMADSTNVERPGYTVSEKIIGENLTRIFGTAKGRVIVASFASNINRVQQIINSSLSYGRKIAFSGRSMEKISNIAIELGYMHLPEDQLISVDDINKYPSDKVTIITTGSQGEPMAALSRIAYSSHKKITIEKGDLIIISASPIPGNQRLISKVIDELFKKGAEVIYNALEEVHVSGHACQEELKIMHTLVKPKFFMPVHGEYRHLKQHELLAKKLGMDSKNIFVLETGQVLELSRNSAKKSGTVTSGSIMVDGLGIGDVGNIVLRDRKHLSQDGILTVVVTIDKASSSIISGPEIITRGFVYVKESGNLLNEATALVKSELDTCMEKKITEWSIIKSNIKRTLGIFLYNKTGRKPIILPIIMEI from the coding sequence ATGATAAAAAAAAATAAGAGTAAAATAAAAGTAATCCCACTAGGAGGATTAGGAGAAATCGGAAAGAATATTACAGCTATAGAATATGCTGATGAAATAATTGTCATTGACTGTGGTTTAGCTTTCCCTGATACAGAGATGTATGGTATTGATTTAGTTATACCAGATATAACATACTTGTTAAATAATAGTGAGAAAGTAAAAGGTTTTGTTTTAACCCATGGACATGAAGATCATATTGGTGCACTCCCCTATATCTTAAAACAACTTAATGTACCAGTTTATGGAACAAAATTGACCTTAGGTCTAGTAAAAAGTAAACTGGAAGAACATAATATGCTTTCTGATTGTACTCTTGTTGAAGTTAAACCAAGAGAAGAAGTGAAAACTGAAAACTTCAGAGTTGAATTTATACGAACATGCCACAGTATATCAGATGCCTGTGCACTAGCTATACATACACCTGAAGGTATTATAGTTCATACTGGAGATTTTAAAATAGATTATACTCCTATAGATGGTGAATTAATAGATCTTCAGCGTTTTTCAAGGTTTGTAAAGCAAAAAGTACTGCTGTTAATGGCAGACAGTACAAATGTTGAACGCCCAGGTTATACCGTTTCAGAGAAGATTATAGGAGAAAACTTAACAAGAATTTTTGGAACTGCAAAGGGCAGAGTAATTGTTGCTTCCTTCGCATCAAATATTAATAGAGTTCAACAGATTATTAACTCCTCTTTATCTTATGGAAGAAAAATTGCCTTTAGTGGAAGAAGTATGGAGAAAATTTCTAATATCGCTATAGAGTTAGGTTATATGCATTTACCTGAAGATCAACTTATAAGTGTAGATGATATCAATAAATATCCTTCTGACAAAGTAACTATTATAACTACGGGAAGTCAAGGAGAACCAATGGCTGCACTTTCAAGAATTGCATACTCAAGCCATAAAAAAATCACTATTGAAAAAGGTGATTTAATAATTATTTCTGCTTCACCAATTCCAGGGAATCAAAGACTTATATCCAAAGTTATAGATGAACTTTTTAAGAAGGGAGCAGAAGTAATTTATAATGCTCTAGAAGAAGTTCATGTTTCAGGTCATGCTTGTCAGGAAGAACTAAAAATAATGCATACCTTAGTTAAGCCTAAATTTTTCATGCCTGTTCATGGTGAATATAGACACCTGAAGCAACATGAATTGTTAGCTAAAAAACTTGGTATGGATTCAAAAAATATATTTGTTTTAGAAACTGGTCAGGTATTAGAATTAAGCAGAAACAGTGCTAAAAAATCAGGGACAGTCACTTCAGGATCAATTATGGTAGATGGTCTTGGAATAGGCGATGTAGGCAATATAGTCCTTCGAGATAGAAAACATTTGTCACAGGATGGTATATTAACAGTGGTAGTTACAATAGATAAAGCGTCATCTAGTATAATTTCAGGACCTGAAATCATTACAAGAGGCTTTGTTTATGTAAAAGAATCTGGGAATTTATTAAATGAAGCAACCGCACTAGTAAAATCTGAGTTAGATACATGTATGGAGAAAAAAATTACAGAATGGTCAATAATAAAATCTAATATAAAACGCACCTTAGGGATATTCTTATATAATAAAACAGGAAGAAAGCCTATAATTTTACCAATAATTATGGAAATATAA
- a CDS encoding acetylornithine/succinylornithine family transaminase has protein sequence MKQININYTNNLISQNKNSILFTTNRPNIVMEHGKGMYLLDTEGKCYLDFIGGWAVNCLGHCPDIINDAIIKQAKTLINASPSFYNKPMLQFAKLLTDNSCFDRVFFSNSGSEANEGAIKLARKYGEKFLDGAYEIITMINSFHGRTLATMSATGKKVWENLYEPKVPGFKHVPLNDIDALKASITSKTCAIMLEPIQGEGGVNKADKVYIETISNICKEHGILLIFDEVQTGIGRTGKLFAYEHYGIEPDIMTLAKGIGGGYPLSALLTKEKLNIFEPGDQGGTYSAQPLGMAVGMAVVEEVINKKLFINAEIQGNYILKKLRELKDKYKLKNIRGNGLLIAFDLPCDKGTEIVDKCLHEGLILNSPRPSIIRLMPPLIVTEKDTDNMINILTKVLDLTL, from the coding sequence ATGAAACAAATAAACATAAATTATACTAATAATCTTATAAGCCAAAATAAGAATTCAATATTGTTTACTACAAATCGTCCAAACATCGTAATGGAACATGGAAAAGGTATGTACCTATTGGACACTGAAGGAAAATGTTATCTTGACTTTATAGGGGGCTGGGCTGTGAATTGTCTTGGACATTGTCCTGATATTATTAATGATGCTATTATAAAACAGGCTAAAACACTAATAAATGCCAGTCCTTCTTTTTATAATAAACCCATGCTTCAATTTGCAAAGCTGCTTACTGATAATTCCTGCTTTGACAGAGTATTTTTTTCCAATAGTGGCTCTGAAGCAAACGAAGGTGCTATTAAGCTTGCAAGAAAATATGGTGAAAAATTTCTTGACGGTGCCTATGAAATAATTACTATGATTAACAGTTTTCATGGAAGAACACTTGCTACAATGTCTGCAACAGGGAAAAAAGTCTGGGAGAATTTATATGAACCAAAGGTTCCAGGCTTTAAACACGTACCACTAAATGATATTGATGCACTAAAAGCTTCTATAACTTCAAAAACCTGTGCAATTATGCTGGAGCCTATTCAAGGTGAAGGTGGAGTTAATAAAGCAGATAAAGTTTATATTGAAACCATAAGCAATATATGCAAAGAACATGGAATACTACTTATTTTTGATGAAGTTCAAACAGGCATCGGCAGAACTGGTAAATTATTTGCTTATGAGCACTATGGAATTGAACCTGACATAATGACACTTGCTAAAGGTATAGGTGGAGGCTATCCACTATCGGCATTATTGACTAAAGAAAAGTTAAATATATTTGAACCTGGTGATCAAGGTGGAACTTATTCAGCTCAACCCTTAGGAATGGCTGTAGGAATGGCTGTGGTAGAAGAAGTTATTAACAAAAAACTATTCATTAATGCCGAAATACAAGGAAATTATATATTAAAAAAATTACGTGAATTAAAAGATAAGTATAAATTGAAAAATATACGTGGTAATGGACTTCTCATTGCATTCGATCTTCCATGTGACAAGGGTACTGAAATTGTAGATAAATGTTTGCATGAAGGCTTAATTTTAAATTCACCAAGACCTTCAATTATTCGTTTAATGCCCCCTCTAATAGTAACTGAAAAAGATACTGATAATATGATTAATATTTTAACTAAAGTTTTAGATTTAACTCTTTAA
- a CDS encoding DUF2812 domain-containing protein, with amino-acid sequence MKNTKTVWLSVFINVVPADYENWLEQLALQGWNIDHISQWSSVAMTFHRSEPKKYRYVYDLQAFPKKEYKSTYEQFGWELVGQMASCFIWRKEYTDKRPESFTNIENLERRNKQVVYAVSVSFIMFLIISIVLITAFIMKFSNLSTSGILQFTLGIVLLSAFTVYLGYVMRKIYKNRFK; translated from the coding sequence ATGAAGAATACAAAGACAGTCTGGTTATCTGTATTTATAAATGTTGTTCCTGCTGACTATGAAAATTGGCTTGAGCAATTAGCTCTTCAGGGGTGGAATATCGATCATATAAGTCAGTGGAGTTCAGTAGCTATGACTTTTCATCGTTCAGAGCCTAAAAAATATCGTTATGTTTACGATTTGCAAGCATTTCCTAAAAAAGAGTATAAATCCACATATGAACAGTTTGGATGGGAACTTGTTGGGCAAATGGCAAGTTGTTTTATATGGAGAAAGGAATATACTGATAAAAGGCCTGAGTCTTTTACAAATATTGAAAATTTAGAAAGAAGAAACAAACAGGTAGTTTATGCTGTTTCAGTATCTTTTATAATGTTTTTAATAATTTCTATAGTATTAATTACAGCTTTTATAATGAAATTTTCAAATCTATCTACAAGTGGTATATTACAATTTACTTTAGGTATAGTTCTGTTATCAGCTTTTACAGTATATCTTGGTTATGTTATGAGAAAAATATATAAAAATAGATTTAAATAA
- a CDS encoding LrgB family protein, which yields MSAIISSPIFSVMISLMAFEIGCIVYKKTKFPLFNPIIIAIVLVIIIIKLLNISLDTYNKGGNLISFFLTPATVILAVPLYKKLQLLKKNLVPIIVGIAAGSLSGMCSIILLCHLFLLPKQLTLSIIPKSVTVPIAVDVSKQIGGISTITIAAIIVSGTITIVVYPLVFKILKIKDPIAKGVALGTTANAVGTSKAIEMGEVEGAMSGLSIGLAGMFIVIFAPIVTKIFSVLIK from the coding sequence GTGAGTGCCATAATTAGCTCTCCTATTTTTTCTGTTATGATTTCATTAATGGCTTTTGAAATAGGCTGTATTGTATACAAAAAGACTAAATTTCCATTATTTAATCCTATAATTATTGCGATAGTATTGGTAATAATTATAATCAAATTACTAAATATAAGCCTTGATACGTATAATAAAGGTGGAAATTTAATTAGCTTCTTTTTGACTCCAGCTACAGTTATATTAGCCGTACCACTATATAAAAAATTGCAGCTCCTAAAGAAGAATTTAGTCCCAATAATAGTAGGAATAGCTGCAGGATCTTTAAGTGGAATGTGCAGTATAATATTATTATGTCACCTATTCCTTCTTCCAAAACAATTAACTCTATCTATTATACCAAAATCCGTAACGGTACCAATAGCTGTAGATGTTTCAAAGCAAATCGGAGGAATATCTACAATAACAATTGCCGCTATTATAGTCAGTGGAACTATTACCATTGTGGTATATCCACTAGTGTTTAAGATTTTAAAAATTAAAGATCCTATAGCAAAGGGAGTTGCCCTTGGTACAACTGCCAATGCAGTTGGAACTTCAAAAGCCATAGAAATGGGTGAAGTAGAAGGTGCCATGAGTGGTTTATCTATCGGCCTTGCAGGTATGTTTATTGTAATATTTGCACCTATAGTAACAAAAATATTTAGTGTTCTTATAAAATAG
- a CDS encoding ArsR/SmtB family transcription factor: protein MRLNYAENSKVIKALADSNRLQIIDILSCGEKCACDILEYFDFTQPTLSHHMKVLMECGIVNCRKDGLWSYYSLNVAYCNKLMLFLMNLITDTDECICKDKTKCECK from the coding sequence ATGCGATTAAATTATGCAGAAAACTCTAAAGTTATTAAAGCATTAGCTGATTCTAATAGATTACAAATAATTGATATACTGTCCTGTGGTGAAAAGTGTGCCTGTGATATATTGGAATATTTTGACTTTACTCAGCCTACACTTTCCCACCATATGAAGGTTTTAATGGAATGTGGGATTGTTAATTGTAGAAAAGATGGTTTATGGAGTTATTATTCATTAAATGTTGCTTACTGTAATAAATTAATGCTGTTTCTTATGAATCTTATAACGGATACAGATGAATGTATCTGTAAAGATAAAACTAAATGCGAATGCAAATAA
- the arsM gene encoding arsenite methyltransferase: MKNNIKGQVKAYYGGIAKKVNAETKVTCGCGSSCCGDDAAINSNLYTKDYIEGLPEEAINASLGCANPIVLANPQKGEVVLDLGSGGGIDVFISSKYVGESGKVYGLDMTDEMLELANKNKDKMEVKNVEFIKGYIEDIPLKNESVDVITSNCVINLCESKEDALKEAYRVLKNGGRLAIADVVVLKDIPEDIKKSVEMWVGCIAGALEVNEYKKILENVGFKDIEITPVNIYTKEIIEDIAKQKNLEDVYSKIDSELLDGAFAGAHVKAYKQSSWH, encoded by the coding sequence ATGAAAAATAATATTAAGGGACAAGTTAAAGCCTATTACGGAGGTATAGCTAAAAAAGTAAATGCTGAAACTAAAGTTACTTGTGGGTGCGGCAGCTCATGCTGTGGAGATGATGCTGCAATTAACTCAAATCTTTATACAAAAGATTATATAGAAGGATTACCAGAGGAAGCTATTAATGCATCACTAGGATGTGCAAACCCTATTGTACTTGCAAATCCTCAAAAGGGAGAGGTGGTATTGGACTTAGGAAGCGGCGGCGGAATAGATGTATTTATTTCATCAAAGTATGTAGGTGAAAGTGGAAAAGTATACGGTCTTGATATGACAGATGAAATGCTTGAATTGGCAAATAAAAATAAAGATAAAATGGAAGTGAAAAATGTAGAGTTTATTAAGGGATATATTGAAGACATTCCTCTTAAAAATGAAAGTGTAGATGTTATTACATCAAATTGTGTAATAAATCTTTGTGAGAGTAAAGAAGATGCATTAAAAGAAGCATATAGAGTATTGAAAAATGGCGGAAGGTTAGCAATCGCTGATGTTGTGGTTCTTAAAGATATTCCTGAGGATATAAAGAAAAGTGTTGAAATGTGGGTTGGATGCATTGCTGGTGCTTTGGAAGTTAATGAGTATAAAAAAATACTTGAAAATGTTGGATTTAAGGATATTGAAATTACTCCAGTTAATATATACACCAAAGAAATAATAGAGGATATTGCAAAACAGAAGAATTTGGAAGATGTATATAGTAAGATAGATTCAGAGCTTCTTGATGGAGCTTTTGCAGGAGCACATGTTAAGGCATATAAACAGAGCTCTTGGCATTAG
- the arsD gene encoding arsenite efflux transporter metallochaperone ArsD yields MKKMIIFEPAMCCSTGVCGPSVNPELLRISTVINNLKNKGIFIERYNLTNNAQIFVDNKIINEILNSDGVDVLPVTMVDGAVVKTKAYPTNEEFCEFLEITEDYLKAKIKIKKPNDCGCNDGCC; encoded by the coding sequence ATGAAAAAAATGATTATTTTTGAACCGGCTATGTGTTGTTCAACAGGAGTATGCGGACCATCTGTGAATCCAGAGTTACTGAGAATTTCTACTGTGATAAACAATTTAAAAAATAAAGGTATATTTATAGAAAGATATAATCTTACTAATAATGCACAAATATTTGTTGATAATAAAATCATAAATGAAATATTAAATAGTGATGGAGTAGATGTACTTCCAGTTACCATGGTTGACGGTGCAGTAGTAAAAACTAAAGCTTATCCTACTAATGAAGAGTTCTGTGAATTCCTTGAAATTACAGAGGATTATTTAAAAGCTAAGATAAAGATTAAAAAACCAAATGATTGTGGATGTAATGATGGATGCTGCTAA
- a CDS encoding PadR family transcriptional regulator — translation MNIEKIRKRYIPMSETMFYILFSLQEERHGYAIMQHVKKLTKERITLGAGTIYQSLGKLESDALIIQVKEIDRKKIYVITDIGKQILLEEVRRIEEIYHTVEGLL, via the coding sequence GTGAATATTGAAAAAATACGCAAGCGTTATATTCCTATGAGTGAAACCATGTTTTATATTCTTTTTTCTTTACAAGAAGAACGACACGGATATGCAATTATGCAGCATGTAAAGAAATTGACAAAAGAACGTATTACTTTAGGTGCAGGTACAATTTATCAAAGCTTAGGAAAGCTTGAAAGTGATGCATTAATTATACAAGTAAAAGAAATAGACAGAAAAAAGATTTATGTAATAACTGATATCGGCAAACAAATCCTCTTAGAAGAAGTACGCCGTATTGAAGAAATATATCATACTGTGGAGGGATTATTATGA
- a CDS encoding MarR family winged helix-turn-helix transcriptional regulator has product MESQESSYLRELIRILVRNLGILEKGDATCCGVTISQCHAIVEIGRAQEISLNELAEILTLDKSTMSRTINNLVENALVVRKLHPEDRRYVTIKLTDEGIKIFKNIEEGMKQYFNAIFNSIPENKRDQVLDSLKLLIKAVSENKCC; this is encoded by the coding sequence ATGGAAAGCCAGGAAAGTAGTTATTTGCGTGAACTGATTAGAATATTGGTAAGAAACCTGGGAATATTGGAGAAAGGGGATGCAACCTGCTGTGGTGTAACAATTTCACAATGTCATGCTATTGTGGAGATTGGAAGAGCACAAGAAATTTCTTTAAATGAGCTTGCTGAAATATTAACCTTAGATAAAAGTACAATGAGCAGAACCATAAATAATCTTGTAGAAAATGCTTTAGTGGTTAGAAAATTACATCCAGAAGATAGACGGTATGTAACCATAAAGCTAACTGATGAAGGAATAAAGATATTTAAAAATATTGAAGAAGGAATGAAACAGTATTTTAATGCCATTTTTAATTCTATTCCAGAAAATAAAAGGGATCAAGTGCTTGATAGCTTAAAGCTTCTAATTAAAGCTGTAAGTGAAAATAAATGTTGTTAG
- the arsA gene encoding arsenical pump-driving ATPase: MSKSFDIDNINLTKYLFFTGKGGVGKTSTACATAVALADEGKKIMLISTDPASNLQDVFNTELNNKGISIKEVPNLVVANFEPEKAAAEYRESVIGPYRGKLPEVVLKNMEEQLSGSCTVEIAAFNEFSTFITDEKAAEEYDHIIFDTAPTGHTLRMLQLPSAWSNFISESTHGASCLGQLSGLEDKKEVYKNAVSNLSDKEKTTLILVSRPESSPLKEAERASKELQDIGVNNQILVINGVLKNYDDHLSKAIFIKQQKALKDIPAHLSKLQIYEIPLRPYNITGLENVRAFLKNDNIKYSKDTLGTDKVLKLKEVIDDLYASEKKVIFTMGKGGVGKTTIAAAIALGLAEKGKKVHLTTTDPAAHLKFVLDDSYGITLSHVDEKKELEKYKEEVLTKAKETMSKEDIAYIEEDLRSPCTQEIAVFRAFAEIVERSENEVVVIDTAPTGHTLLLLDSTQSYNKEIQRSQGDTPESVKKLLPKLKNANETEVIIVTLAEATPVYEAMRLEADLKRAGINNKWWIINSSLFATDTTNDILKVKANNEITWINKVNQISKGNFAVVKWKAKEVKGKELLELIN; encoded by the coding sequence ATGTCTAAAAGCTTTGATATAGATAATATTAATTTAACAAAATACTTGTTTTTTACTGGAAAAGGCGGAGTCGGTAAGACTTCAACAGCTTGTGCAACAGCAGTAGCTTTGGCGGATGAAGGTAAGAAAATCATGCTTATAAGTACTGATCCAGCTTCCAATCTGCAAGATGTTTTTAACACTGAGCTAAACAATAAAGGGATATCTATAAAAGAGGTTCCCAATTTAGTAGTTGCAAATTTTGAGCCGGAAAAAGCTGCCGCTGAGTACAGAGAAAGTGTAATAGGGCCTTATCGTGGAAAACTGCCAGAAGTAGTCTTGAAAAATATGGAGGAACAGCTTTCTGGTTCATGTACCGTTGAGATTGCTGCATTTAATGAATTCTCAACTTTTATAACCGATGAAAAAGCAGCTGAGGAGTATGATCATATTATATTTGATACAGCGCCAACAGGCCATACCTTAAGAATGCTTCAGCTTCCTTCTGCCTGGAGTAATTTTATTAGTGAGAGTACACACGGGGCATCCTGTTTAGGGCAGCTTTCAGGCCTTGAAGATAAAAAAGAAGTTTATAAAAATGCTGTTAGTAATTTATCAGATAAAGAAAAAACTACACTTATACTGGTATCTCGTCCTGAATCATCACCTTTAAAGGAAGCTGAAAGGGCATCTAAAGAACTTCAGGATATAGGTGTAAATAATCAGATATTAGTTATTAATGGAGTACTTAAAAATTATGATGACCATCTTTCAAAGGCAATTTTTATAAAACAACAAAAAGCTTTAAAGGATATTCCAGCACATTTAAGTAAATTACAAATTTATGAAATTCCATTAAGACCTTATAATATAACAGGGCTTGAAAATGTAAGAGCTTTTTTAAAGAATGACAATATTAAATATAGTAAAGATACTCTTGGTACTGATAAGGTTCTAAAGCTCAAAGAGGTTATTGATGATTTATATGCTTCAGAGAAAAAAGTGATTTTCACCATGGGAAAAGGCGGCGTTGGTAAAACCACCATAGCAGCAGCTATTGCTTTAGGTCTTGCTGAAAAAGGTAAAAAGGTACATTTAACTACTACAGATCCAGCAGCACACTTGAAATTTGTTTTAGATGACAGCTATGGTATTACTTTAAGTCATGTGGATGAAAAGAAGGAGCTGGAGAAGTATAAAGAGGAAGTTTTGACAAAAGCAAAGGAAACTATGAGTAAAGAAGATATAGCTTATATAGAGGAAGATTTAAGATCGCCTTGTACTCAGGAAATTGCTGTATTTAGAGCTTTTGCAGAAATAGTTGAAAGATCTGAAAATGAAGTTGTGGTTATAGATACTGCACCAACTGGTCATACACTATTATTGCTGGACTCTACACAAAGCTATAATAAAGAAATACAACGTTCACAAGGAGATACACCAGAATCAGTTAAAAAGCTTTTACCAAAGCTTAAAAATGCCAATGAAACAGAGGTTATTATTGTAACTTTAGCTGAAGCCACCCCGGTATATGAAGCTATGAGATTGGAAGCGGATTTAAAGAGAGCTGGAATCAACAATAAGTGGTGGATTATTAATTCTAGTCTTTTTGCAACTGATACTACTAATGACATTCTCAAGGTGAAAGCAAACAATGAGATAACTTGGATAAATAAAGTAAATCAAATTTCTAAGGGTAATTTTGCAGTGGTTAAATGGAAAGCTAAAGAAGTAAAAGGTAAAGAGTTATTAGAATTAATTAACTAA
- a CDS encoding Lrp/AsnC family transcriptional regulator, translated as MDKLDIDLIKILQENSRITISELSKRLALSRPSIAERIIRLQERGIIEEFTTRISLKAIGRNTILFIELSSLKVSPEIFEDMIREDQDILECHRVTGHINYFIKAAVNNMESMSLLIDRLLPYGNVNTSVVLKSPVPYRHIVPYTED; from the coding sequence ATGGATAAATTAGATATTGATTTGATAAAAATTTTACAGGAAAATTCACGAATAACCATAAGTGAGCTATCAAAGAGGTTAGCACTTAGCAGGCCAAGTATTGCGGAAAGAATTATAAGGCTGCAGGAGAGGGGAATAATTGAAGAATTTACTACGAGAATATCTTTAAAGGCAATTGGAAGAAATACTATACTATTTATTGAATTAAGTTCTTTAAAGGTATCTCCGGAAATATTTGAGGATATGATTAGAGAAGATCAGGATATTTTAGAGTGCCACAGAGTAACTGGACATATTAATTATTTTATTAAGGCTGCTGTAAATAATATGGAGAGTATGAGTTTACTTATAGATAGATTATTGCCCTATGGTAATGTTAACACATCTGTAGTACTTAAATCTCCTGTACCTTATCGTCATATTGTTCCTTATACAGAAGATTAG
- a CDS encoding GNAT family N-acetyltransferase, translating to MDYKIDEMKESDWEQVAKIYLEGINTGKATFQTEVPTFENWNNGHITSCRLVALSVEKNVLGWVALSPTSSRCVYAGVAEVSIYIGENYRGLGIGKGLLNNLIKKSEENGFWTLQSGIIRENTASIELHKKCGFKLVGIREKIAKMSNGVWHDVAFMERRSNIIR from the coding sequence ATGGATTATAAAATTGATGAAATGAAGGAATCGGACTGGGAACAAGTAGCAAAGATATATCTAGAGGGCATTAATACAGGTAAGGCAACATTTCAGACAGAAGTTCCAACCTTTGAAAATTGGAATAATGGACATATTACTTCCTGTAGATTAGTAGCACTCTCAGTAGAAAAGAATGTATTGGGTTGGGTTGCATTAAGCCCCACATCAAGTAGATGTGTCTATGCAGGAGTTGCAGAGGTTAGTATATATATTGGAGAAAATTATAGAGGATTAGGAATAGGGAAAGGCCTCCTTAATAATTTGATTAAAAAATCAGAAGAAAATGGATTTTGGACATTGCAATCAGGTATTATAAGAGAAAACACTGCAAGTATAGAGCTGCATAAGAAATGTGGATTTAAGCTGGTTGGCATAAGAGAAAAAATTGCCAAAATGAGTAATGGTGTATGGCATGATGTTGCCTTTATGGAGCGTAGAAGTAATATTATAAGATAA